AACATCAACATTTATTTCACATGATATAAAACAGATGAAATATGAACATTTGCATATTGACTCTGATACATAACCTCTTCTGCGTCTCCGCTCTGCACATTGTATGGTGTACAGTATATACATCATGAACTTTACAGTTTATACATCAAAGTGAAACACCAAACCCTGCTTATTGCTTTTTTCAACTGTTTTAAAACGGTCACTTCTCATGTGCTATTCTCCTCGGAGCGCAAACTAAAGCCAAACTCTGTAATACTCTTCTTAAAACTGTNNNNNNNNNNNNNNNNNNNNNNNNNNNNNNNNNNNNNNNNNNNNNNNNNNNNNNNNNNNNNNNNNNNNNNNNNNNNNNNNNNNNNNNNNNNNNNNNNNNNNNNNNNNNNNNNNNNNNNNNNNNNNNNNNNNNNNNNNNNNNNNNNNNNNNNNNNNNNNNNNNNNNNNNNNNNNNNNNNNNNNNNNNNNNNNNNNNNNNNNNNNNNNNNNNNNNNNNNNNNNNNNNNNNNNNNNNNNNNNNNNNNNNNNNNNNNNNNNNNNNNNNNNNNNNNNNNNNNNNNNNNNNNNNNNNNNNNNNNNNNNNNNNNNNNNNNNNNNNNNNNNNNNNNNNNNNNNNNNNNNNNNNNNNNNNNNNNNNNNNNNNNNNNNNNNNNNNNNNNNNNNNNNNNNNNNNNNNNNNNNNNNNNNNNNNNNNNNNNNNNNNNNNNNNNNNNNNNNNNNNNNNNNNNNNNNNNNNNNNNNNNNNNNNNNNNNNNNNNNNNNNNNNNNNNNNNNNNNNNNNNNNNNNNNNNNNNNNNNNNNNNNNNNNNNNNNNNNNNNNNNNNNNNNNNNNNNNNNNNNNNNNNNNNNNNNNNNNNNNNNNNNNNNNNNNNNNNNNNNNNNNNNNNNNNNNNNNNNNNNNNNNNNNNNNNNNNNNNNNNNNNNNNNNNNNNNNNNNNNNNNNNNNNNNNNNNNNNNNNNNNNNNNNNNNNNNNNNNNNNNNNNNNNNNNNNNNNNNNNNNNNNNNNNNNNNNNNNNNNNNNNNNNNNNNNNNNNNNNNNNNNNNNNNNNNNNNNNNNNNNNNNNNNNNNNNNNNNNNNNNNNNNNNNNNNNNNNNNNNNNNNNNNNNNNNNNNNNNNNNNNNNNNNNNNNNNNNNNNNNNNNNNNNNNNNNNNNNNNNNNNNNNNNNNNNNNNNNNNNNNNNNNNNNNNNNNNNNNNNNNNNNNNNNNNNNNNNNNNNNNNNNNNNNNNNNNNNNNNNNNNNNNNNNNNNNNNNNNNNNNNNNNNNNNNNNNNNNNNNNcacacacatcaatattgtcaaccagtagacatggacaaagccatagaaatgggcgtggtggaggggctcagtagcgccaccttttgacaaaagtgggggggtttgtttttcctacagtcaccaaactcggtacacatattgttctcatcaagccggacaattttctaatttacattcattagctccgaccaacaggaagtcagctattttggtttgaatgttaattttttgaaaaaacaggctatgaattttataatactactcctacagggtttatccaatttacaccaagctttttttaacttgttgctaacacattgaagttgtttaattgcaaacggattttggatatctcaaacggtttggccgtggcgaggcaacgaatttatggcaagaaaagggaaacaaagtgttttaactcctgcatacattaattgattttgatgaaacttcggcttagtcttcgttgtacaaggctgatcacatggatgtgactattgtgattcaaagtcatagcgccaccaactggaagcagaaaatgtgtcactttcagcatacattgagatcaccctcttatttttacctgatttgcttcaaaattcatcagaataatgttaaaacttggcacatgtaatcctttgaaaatgggcagggaggaggggctctatagtggcaccttgtagtgcagtaaatgtggagtgaatttgacatagtcctttgatgtttaaccgttttaagtgcctattgcccgctgtgcacagttgccctgaagccaccggggtggcggtgccaccgggcttgggcccgccatcgctgctcgcagctatatttcttCTTGAAACTCACTTCACAGCCTGATAGCAATACATAGAAGtgatctaaatattaaaaaatgtacatatatcttctgtggaagtctcaggacaaaaaaaatgttaattcgGTCCGAATGCAATGATacaatgtcctacctgcctaTCAGCGTATTTATTTCCAGAGACACAGAGcgccacaaacaaacagcagacacctttacagttcctcctgaatcAAAACAACGAGCTTATACTGCTACCATGCCATGTCGtaaccaatgttccctctaagtgCCACGCAGAGGACAGACGCAGACGCGAAATGTGTGGGGAAATCCATTTAActgtagtttaaatgagaaataactGCAGTGCTCTGGtcaaccgctatagagttattgttACTATAGAGTTAGAACCGGTAAATGCGGTTTACAGATTTCatagacagagagagaattaTGTGAGCAGGGTGGgcctgagccaaatcagtcgtGGTAAGAATGTTTGTGGACTAAATAACtcaatacgagaggcaacgcAAAGATATGTCATTTGgtatacatattacatattatcaTTTGGTGTACACGTCACCTTTAAAGTGACATAAACTGTGTACAAACATGTCCATGTGTGTTTCTACTCACTCGGCAGAGTGACAACAGAGTACTCGGTTGAGGTAGAGTCCTGAGGGTCTTCTCCATCTTCATTGGACAGTCGCAGTCGTTTGTGAACAGGTTCAGAGGTCCCGTCTGAACCCAGGTCCTCCCCATCTACATGTCCAAACCATGCAAGAATATTATATAAACATGTACTTATAATAAAGCACAATATAGGTTGTGTGGAGGGGTGTGTTTTACCATTCTGAGGGCAGTGCAGAATTATGTTTCCATCAGTGTCCTGAGTAAATGTGACAGAATTGACGGATTCAAGGGTCACAGTTGCCGGGACATCCCCTGTGTTCATGCTCAGCCTACAGGTTCATttaatagacagacagactctCTTATAATGTGTTAAAGATAAGTGTACACACTTTATTTGTATTGTACTGGATATTCATTAtactaatgtaaaaatattagcAATGCAAagcaaaaacacaaatacacgaTTAGAGacctcattttaaaaaaaattgtgaataaTATCagcataaaataatattatgcaCCATTCTGAGTATTGCCTTATTGTTAATGCCCTCTCTGCTCATTTAATATAAGCAGATGAGGAATAATGAGACGCCATGTTTATGTGCAACATGAAGCCGTGGAGTATCGACGACATTTATTCGATGTCggtgcattattttttttatgtaaataataaaacaatacaggTCCAGCGCACAGGGGTGAGCGAAAGTGAAATTTAGCTATGATTTTGGTACTTACTTCCTGTTTTGGGTACGGGGACTTCGCAGTGACCAGGATGAAGGCAAATACCAGGATGGAGGAAAAtacgcttttttttttcttcctcgcCTCATTCAGAGCGGAAGTGTCTACAGAAGCCCGGTGGTGACTTCCGTTTTTTTGCTCAAGTGTgcgtctgtctgtctaaaaTGCACGTTTATATGGCTTGTCACCTTATATTTCGAAAATATTCGTTTGTAGAGTTTAAGATTTTGCTATGAATGTTAAACACGCGTATTTGAATTACGGCTGATGCATTGAAACGCTTTCAGATTAGTGGCCGTATCagcagcgccatctgctgtttatTCTGGGGCTTATTCAAATCTAACTTGGCATATGCTGTATTATTACTTTGTCTTCTGGGTAAATTTCTTCTTCACAAAGACAGACCAGTTCACTGTAATCCCAATTTTTACTTCCTTTAAGAATATGTTATAATCTTTGAACTCGAAGGCTTGAGTCTGTTGTAAGGAACCTTTAATTTTtcatgatgacaaaatgttatatttatattaaatgtttatatttgtatCTTTGTCTGTTTCATACTGTTAATAGCTGTAACCTTTcactttcaattaaaaaaaagaatagtaAATGTGAccatggaccacaaaaccagtcataagagtcaattttgaaaaatttgaaatctgaaagctgaatgaataagctttccattgatgtatggtttgttatgaTAGGACAATATCTGGCTAAGATACAGCTAgactatttgaaaatttggaaatctgagggtgcaaaaaaaaaaaaaaaaggaaaaaaaatccaaaGTCCTTTGCAATGCATAtgcactcacaaaaataattttttgacatatttacgataggaaatttacaaaatatcttcatggaacatgatctttacttaatatcctaatgatttttggcatgaaagaaaaattgataattttgacccatataatatattgttggctattgctacaaatatacccgtgcgacttatgacagATTTTGTAGTCCAGGGTTACATATATAAAGCctatttcacacacacaaaacatttatgaacaaataaaatatttatttatctggGAAAACACTGTAAGAACATTTATGAGCTGAAATGTGATATACAATACAGTAGCCTACttgattaaaaattaacaaaacatCTTTGAAATGAAACTGCAAccattttgaaatgaaaatgtgtgaTTTTCCTTTATATGTTTGATCCATGTTATAgtgtgaaaattattttaatcacTGGTGATATTCTTACAAGATTGCATAGgccaaaaaaaatcatacacaatagatagatagatagatagatgcagaTGTTTATGTAATGAAGTTCCACTTAATTGCACGGTATTCCTGTTGGTTaacttgttttgtttacatcctGACAATAAATGAGATTGTGTAATGGTGTAACATTACTGAATTATTTATTGTGCATTGTCTCTCTGGTGCCCTTCCATCATGACTTTCTTACTGAGGGTCactgtaaataataaaagaGCCTCGTGTGAGTGTTtaactttttatgcattatgCAAAACAATTATTATAGACCACTGAACAACCATACGCCAAGCATTGTATAAGCTAttctatttatattataaatacaaagtatttttttattagtggAACATTATCATTTGTGAATCCGAAATGCTTGAGATTACAAAAAGGTTAACTTGGCCTAAATAAAAGATGCCATGTGAACTGGCACTGGGAGACTAGACAAGCGTGACGTCAGACGCTCCCTGTCAATCAAAAGCCCCATAAGCGCAACTACAGTAGGAGCTTATCGTTGAACGGATAGCAGCGTGCTCGCATTTCAGTCTGTAGTTTATGCATAGACATCGAGAAACCTCGTTATCTTTATTCGGATCCTTAGCATCTCTTGTTTTCCTTTAATCCCTGCTTTTATGAGATGGAGAAGACTGCGCTTTGGACATCCTGTTATTTTGTGCGCTTTGTAACCCTCTTCCTCTGCGCACGAGCGTCAGGCAACCTGCCACAGTGTAAAGAGGTAAACGACAACATGCCAGCTTTTTATAAAacatgtatattttaaatatgacgAGCATTTTAAACCAGTCACAACCTAGAAAAATGTGGTTTCTGCTTATGAtataactatttaaaaataattaaatatgattGTGAGCTTCTAATAATGCCTTTAATGGACGTTGTAATTATTATGCATTactaatttttaatataaaaacataatggttaTCTATGCACAAAATACGCGatgaaaaaaagcaaaaagaaCATCTTGTTTTTGACATAATAAAATGGTTAGATCCGAGACGGACGAGGATCCTATAATATGATGACGCGGTGctcagctgaccaatcagatgaCAGCTCGATTATTGTGCGTTATTGTGCACAGTTGCTTAAGCGCTTGTAAAATGGATTAATATGAACTTCAAACATTTTTATACAACGCGAATGACCTCTCCTGATCTCCATTTGATTTAAAAAGACTGTGGTGTTGTACAAATACACCGATTTGCCTCATCCATAAAAAGACGCGCATCTTAAAGGGCCACAAATAAAAAGATGGATCCAGAACGACAGCCCCGGTTTCCATTTGcttttaatgtatatatatatatatataaaaaacattctttatatttaaaataaggGTTCTTATATGTTAAATATGGGATCGGAACAACATGGGGTGagtaatgatgacagaatcttcattttgggttgaactgttcctttaagagcATATGTGAGGGAGGCTGGGGCAACCGTGGCAGGTGCAGGTGCATCATTAGTGATAATGGGTGTGCTGTAACCAAGCATTACCAGATGACAAGCACCTCCAGGGGGGATGTATTCATCACCTTACTGAAGGCAGTAACTTCATTGCACTatattatacagcatttatgGTGTTATACTAAGTTATGTAATTTAAAACATGGCATGCACTCTTCCCTGTGTGTGTATCCAGTAGATTTGGCTTTTGTGTGTGTAGAAGGCCCCTAAAGAGAGGAGAACAATCACTGTTTTATGGCATTGAACACACTGATTTGCATAACAGATCTGTCAACAAAGACGCGCACACACAGGAGGTATTTAGTGGCCTCATTATTTCAGGTTGTTATCAGAGTATATCAGACTCTAATTcattacattcacaaacattaGCAATGAGCGATTGTCATGACAACATTTACAGGGCTCCTGGCCGTTGCCCTGGTGACCGTCCGGGGACAGAAGGCAGATAGACAGATCCCAATCCCCCCtcccgtcacacacacacacacac
Above is a genomic segment from Megalobrama amblycephala isolate DHTTF-2021 linkage group LG14, ASM1881202v1, whole genome shotgun sequence containing:
- the dmtf1 gene encoding cyclin-D-binding Myb-like transcription factor 1 is translated as MRRGRKKKAYFPPSWYLPSSWSLRSPRTQNRKLSMNTGDVPATVTLESVNSVTFTQDTDGNIILHCPQNDGEDLGSDGTSEPVHKRLRLSNEDGEDPQDSTSTEYSVVTLPSE